From the Babylonia areolata isolate BAREFJ2019XMU chromosome 33, ASM4173473v1, whole genome shotgun sequence genome, one window contains:
- the LOC143277122 gene encoding EF-hand domain-containing protein 1-like produces the protein MEGLPFLPGNTFKDPTQQKYHVSQTLGYKNGYCTTKRPTLAVGGRSLHYNQLSAKELDHLANYNPTLTYGQARQAPPEDFIPAHVAWDKKVLKFDAYFKQTVHESPNEHYRVRHVVFYYYLEDDSIAVMEPQVDNSGMPQGPMIKRQRLPKNDRGDNWHWKDLNVGINVSFYGKVFRVISCDKFTSDFLESEGIIVNPPETAPADPYIENRRRVEALPTYKTKSAYDAKKQFLELDRRVLRFYAMWDERKHMFGENREFVIQYYLADDTLEVLEVRKPNNGRDPFPLLVRRQRVPRDRNAYPSSFPIVAMELTQEEVKEYITPKDLMVGKTVDIYARRFLIYDCDNFTKAFYYQHFGITDFRPVDVAEKVEEVPRMEIPPYNNYGTLEDSLQSCLSFTPKPPKRDVVKAMENNLKVLRFEAVLDSMKPEDAGRRFIISFRLADDMLTVYEPPVRNSGIMGGKFLQATQPCKPGSTPENPDYYGPQDFYKGAMVEIFGHRFIITNADAFVVEFMEKNAHQFPPATIQSLKETVSRPLTREDKERDKYVRVQRTPGDLQQLVGQVKAQLKKVAIIDKPRVDEMFLRYDRERSGYLSADNFRDICRRLQLPVDDDVLHALIRECTDDPQGRIGLEDFRRFLET, from the exons caacaaaagtacCACGTGAGTCAGACGCTGGGCTACAAGAACGGCTACTGCACCACCAAGCGCCCCACGCTGGCGGTCGGGGGTCGAAGCCTGCACTACAACCAGCTGAGCGCCAAAGAGCTGGACCATCTGGCCAACTACAACCCCACGCTGACCTATGGTCAGGCCAGGCAGGCGCCCCCTGAGGACTTCATCCCTGCTCATGTCGCCTGGGACAAAAAG GTGCTGAAATTTGACGCCTACTTCAAACAGACGGTGCACGAGTCACCCAATGAGCATTACCGGGTTCGTCACGTGGTCTTCTATTATTATCTGGAGGATGACAGTATCGCCGTGATGGAGCCACAAGTGGACAACTCTGGGATGCCacaag gACCAATGATCAAACGCCAACGTCTTCCCAAGAATGACAGGGGAGACAACTGGCACTGGAAGGACCTCAACGTGGGAATAAATGTCAGCTTCTATGGCAAAGTGTTCCGTGTCATCAGCTGCGATAAGTTCACCTCG GACTTCCTGGAGAGTGAAGGCATCATCGTCAACCCTCCGGAGACCGCCCCTGCAGATCCCTACATCGAGAACCGCCGTAGAGTGGAGGCGCTACCCACCTACAAGACCAAGTCGGCCTACGACGCCAAGAAACAGTTCTTGGAGCTAGACCGGAGGGTCCTCCGCTTCTACGCCATGTGGGATGAGCGGAAACATATGTTCGGCGAGAATCGGGAGTTTGTGATTCAG TACTACCTCGCGGACGACACTCTGGAGGTGCTGGAGGTCCGCAAACCCAACAACGGGCGAGACCCCTTCCCCTTGCTGGTGCGCCGCCAGCGGGTGCCCAGGGACCGGAACGCCTACCCGTCCTCCTTCCCCATCGTGGCCATGGAGCTGACGCAGGAGGAGGTCAAGGAGTACATCACGCCCAAGGACTTGATGGTCGGGAAGACCGTGGACATCTACGCCCGCCGCTTCCTCATCTACGACTGCGACAACTTCACCAAGGCCTTCTACTATCAGCACTTCGGTATCACCGACTTCCGCCCCGTGGACGTGGCAGAGAAGGTCGAGGAGGTGCCCAGAATg GAAATCCCGCCCTACAATAACTACGGGACACTGGAGGACTCTCTGCagtcctgtctgtccttcacgCCCAAGCCGCCCAAGAGGGACGTGGTCAAGGCCATGGAGAACAACCTGAAGGTGCTGCGCTTTGAGGCCGTGCTG GACTCCATGAAGCCAGAGGACGCCGGGCGACGCTTCATCATCAGCTTCCGCCTGGCCGATGACATGCTGACGGTGTACGAGCCCCCGGTGCGGAACTCAGGCATCATGGGCGGCAAGTTCCTGCAGGCCACCCAGCCCTGCAAGCCCGGGAGCACCCCGGAGAACCCTGACTACTACGGGCCCCAGGACTTCTACAAAGGGGCCATGGTGGAGATCTTCGGCCATCGCTTCATCATCACCAACGCTGACGCCTTCGTCGTGGAGTTTATGGAGAAGAATGCTCATCAGTTCCCTC CGGCCACCATCCAGTCTCTGAAGGAAACAGTGTCTCGCCCACTGACCCGTGAGGACAAGGAAAGGGACAAATATGTCCGAGTCCAGCGCAC GCCCGGGGACCTCCAGCAGCTGGTGGGACAGGTGAAGGCCCAGCTGAAGAAGGTGGCCATCATAGACAAGCCCCGTGTGGACGAGATGTTCCTCCGCTACGACCGGGAGAGGTCGGGCTACCTCAGTGCAGACAACTTCCGGGACATATGTCGGCGTCTGCAGCTTCCGGTGGATGATGACGTCTTGCACgct CTGATTCGGGAGTGTACCGACGACCCCCAGGGACGCATTGGTCTGGAGGACTTCCGCCGCTTTTTGGAGACCTGA